AACTGCATTAACTAATTCTGGCAAAGAATTCTATTTTTCTTTACCTGCCAATTGGGAACAAACTTCAGCAAGCGTCAGATACATTAGGCTTTATATTACTTCTGGAGTCAAAACAGAAGTAAGCATCTATGCTGGAACAAGTTTAAAGAAAAAACTTTACACTGTCCCTTATGATATTGTAACTTATGATTTAAGCCCAGAAGAAGCTCAAATTTATAAAAGGAATGATAGAACTCCTTTGCCAGAAGATTTGAAGTACGAAAAGAAAGCTATTAGGATACTAGCAAAACAAGCTATTGTAGTTTATTGTATTAATAGAATTTCCTTTACAAGCGATGGAATTTTGGCTTTACCAGTAAATGGTTTAGGAAAAGAATACATGGTTGCAACTTCTCCTAATTTTGCAACTGCATTACAATTTTTACCAGCTGAAGTTAAAATAACTGCTCCATTTGATGAAACATCAGTTGTTATAACATTACCTGAAGGAAGCTCAACAGTTTCTCATGATGCAAAGGATGGATCTTTTACTGTAGAGTTAGATAAGGGTGATGTGTTTGCAATGATGACAAAAATACCTGCAATAGATATTTCTGGAGCAATTATTACTTCGAATAAGCCTATATCCGTAATTGCGGGACACATGTGTACATATTTACCAACTTTTCAATATCCAGCTTGTGATTATCTTGTTGAGACAATGTTGCCTATTAGTGCTTGGGGTAAAGTTTACCATTCAGTTCATTATGCAACTAGAAGAAAAGGAGATTATTATAAGATATTTGCAGGAGAAGAAAATGCAACTATTTTTATTAATGGCAAGAAAAATGGTATTATTACAAGAAAAGGTGGCGGCAACGGAACAGGATTTCTTGAATATCTTCCACCAGATATTAACCCAGTAGAAATTATTTCAGATAAAAAAATATATGTTGGTCAATACAATAACTCACAAACTTATGATGGTGTGCCAAGTGATCCATTTTATTTAATGCTAACACCATTAGAACAATATCAAAAGCAATTTGTGTTTTGTACTCCTGCAGCAGATTTCCCAAAAAATTACATTAATGTTGTATGCGATTCAGTCGGATTTTATGATTTAGAACTAGCTCCTGGAGGTAGTAATAATTTTAAAAAAATGACCGATTTGTATGATAACACATTCCAGATTTTCCCAACTTTAATAAATGGAAGAAGGTATGTTGGGAAAACTTTCTTGATTCAACCTGGCACTTACAGAGTTCGTTGTAGTCAACCTTTTGCAGCATATATTTATGGTTATGGTGAGTTTGATTCTTATGGTTATCCGTTATCAGTAGCTACAGGTGACTTAAGTTCGCTGGATAAAGATGCCCCAGTAATTGATAAAGTATTTGATTGTGGCAATGTAAAAGCAACAGTAAAAGATTACCCAGATGATCAGAATGTAAGAAGTAATTTGTCTTCAATTGATTTAGATCCTGAATCATTTAACTATGATTTAGTTGTTGCTGATTTCGTTCCTGGTGTATCAAGAACCACTACATTAGAATTGAACCCAATTGATAAAACTCAACAAGCACATGCAATTATCGTTATGTCAGATATGGCTGGAAATTTTAGCCTTGATACTGTTGATTACAATCCGGTTGACGTTGATTTAACTCCAAAACCAATAGATTTTGGAGAGACATCCAACGGTCAAAAAATTACAGCTAAAGCAGTACTTAAAAATTTATCTTTCGATGAATTACAAATTAAAAGACTTTATTTGTTAAAAGGAAATGTTGGTTTTAAAATAGTTTCACCTTTAGGTACTTTTAAGTTATCTCCAAAAGGAAGTGGTAAAGATACTGTAATAGTAGATTTAGAATTTATTGGTACAAAAGGGGGGAATTATGAAGATTCAATTCTAGTTGAAGGTCTCTGTGCTGGAAAAAGTTTAACTTTATTGAAAGCATTTATAGGTGAACCAATAATTAAAGTTAGTGATAAAAATTTTGGAACTCACATTGTTGGCACAACAAATAGAGATAGTATTTTCATAACAAACATTGCTCAAAATGGTCCTCAATTAGTAATATCAGGAGCAACTGGTCCATTTGGGAAAAATTTAGATGATGTATTTTCATTACCAAACGGATTTCCAGCATTCCCTTTAAAACTCAAACCTAAGGACACAGTTTACCTAAAAGTTAATTTCAAACCTAATGAAGTTAAGGATTATTTAGATTCAGTAGTTTTTGCAAATAATGCACCATTTAACGTATTAAATGATAGTGTTGGAATTCTACAAGGTAAAGGAGTTCAACCTCAATTAATTGCCACTGATTATGATTGGAGGAGAAGAAGAGTTAAAACTGGATGGTTCCCTGCTAAAGTCTATTTAGTAAATTTAGGAACATCAAATTCTCAAGTAAATGGTGTTAGTTCTTATGTTGGAGATACTTCAGACTTTAGGTTAACATCAGCATCTTTAGCTAAATTAAATAATCTAAATATAAATCCAAAAGATTCTATACCACTGGATGTTGAATTCAATCCATCTGTTAAAGGCAATAGACAAATGATTATCAATTACAATGTTATTGTTGGAGGAACTGATGTTAAGTCAGTGTTGAAAGGAATTGGAACTTATCCATTTCTAGCAACAAAAGACTATGATTATGGAACTTTGATTGTTGGTGAAAAAACTGAGAATAAACGAATTGTTGAATTTTGGATTCAAGGAGACCAATTTTTTGATTCAGTAACAATTACTAAATTCGATTTCACAAATACTCCAGAAGGTGATTATAGAATGGCAAACGTACCTTCACTACCAATTACTATGAAAATAGGTAGTAATGATACAGTTCGATTAGAGGGGTATTTCAATGCAAAAGTTGGAGGAATTAGATTAGCACAAGTAAAAGCTGTAACTCGTGACAATGTTGATACAACTTCACATTGGAGCGGTGTTGGAATAATAGACGGATTAGAAGGCATTGGAGTAGCATTCCCAGATTTATGTGCACCAGCAGATTCACTTTTAAATGCAGTATTAACAAATACAGGTCAAACTCCAATTACAATCGACAGCCTAAGTTTATCAGGTTTAGGAAGTGAATTCTCAATTGTATCTCCAAACCCAAAACTGTCTTTTACAATTCCTGTTGGGGGCAAGCAATCTGTTCAAATAAGATTCAAACCATTTACCAAAACTAAACAAAATGGTAAGTTGTTGGTTCATTATGGTTCACCAAAATCTCCACTTCAGCTTGATGTTAGTGGAAATACAATTGAAGTTGCTGCTTTAATTTCTGCAACTCTCACAGGTGATTTTGATAAAGGTACAAAAGGTGAAATTGGTGGTGAAATTATTGTACATGTAAAATTTGATCAACTTCCTACACCAAAAATAAATTTACTAGGTGGTTATACTGTTATTTTCAGATATGATCCAAGTGAAGTTGATCCTCAAAAAGCTAAAATAATATTAGGAAGAATGAATGGTACAAATGCTAAAGCTACAGTTAATCCATTATCAAAGGATGGTGAGTTAGTTATTGACGTTACTGGTATTGGAGAATTAAATGATATAGAAGAATTGATTGCTGTTCCTTTCAATGTTTTATTAAATGAGAATTTAAGTAGAAATATAGAAGTTTCTTTACTGTTAGCTGGTTTAGGATGTGCAACTATAAATAAGGTTACACCTGTTATTGATATTGTACCAGTTTGTGGCTTAAAATCAAGGTTGATTGAATTAACTAATAAAGTTTACTCACTAAAACAAAATGTTCCTAATCCATTTAATCCATCAACTAAAATTGAATATTCAATTGGATTAGATGGAAACACTGAATTTGTTTTAAGGGATATGAGTGGGAAAATTGTAAGTAGATTGCTTAAAACATATCAAAAGCCTGGATCATATGAAATTACATTAGATGTTACTAACTTACCTTCTGGTAATTATTATTATTCAATTTATTCGGGTGCTTGGAGTGAAACTAAAATGATGACTATTGTAAAATAGTTTATTGATCAACAATTTTATTTTTAGAACAAAAAGACCGTGATAAAAAATTATCACGGTCTTTTTTTTGTTGTTAATTTAAGATAAATTTACCAATATAGTGTTGATTTCCAAATAACAAATCTACAAAATAATTGCCGCGTAAGAATTCATTTATACCTAAGTTAACTCGTAAATCATTTGATAATAATAAATTTTCTTTGATTAAAATTCCTAATTCATTATATATGTAAATATTTTTTCTGCCATATAAATTTGGTAAATCAATAGTAATAAATCCATTAGTCAGATGAGTAACAATGTGTAAATAAAAGTTGTTTTGATTTTTGAAATCGATACTTAACAGTTTTGAAGCTTTACAAATACTTGTAGAATTAAATATCCAATTCGATGAATCTGATGCTGATTGGGTTAAAGAAATTCTTTGAAGAGAATATTTAAAACTTGAATTTCCTTTTTTACCCCAAGTATCTTTATAATAAAATGCTTCTGAAACATTCCTCTTATTATCAAGAATAATAATACTATCTCCACCAGTATTGTTAAAAGAATTCCATTTAATTATTGGTTGAGTTAACTTGCAATCAAAATCAGGATAAGCTCTAGTGAAACCTAGAGAATCAGCTGTAACAATTGCGTATGAATATGGTGCAATATTGCCGATAGAAAATTTTACAAATTCTTTTCCAGCATTATCTTTCACATACCAATCAGTTACATTAACTGTTGATCCAGAATTGTTGTACAACTCGAACCATTCTGGCTCTGGGTCGTTTGGAGAGTACATAAGTTCAGTAATTAAGACTTGCGATACAAGAAGATTTGTACATACAATGAATAATAAGGCGAATAGGATTAATCTCATGGCTTTAAGGTAATAATTTAAGGTTAAAATTTAATAAGTAACTTTAGGGAAAATCTTCAATTCAAATATACTTGTAATTCTTAATTATTTAAAAAATAATTAAAAATATTATTTGATATAACTCAAATCTACGCTCTTGAAAATGCGTGTCTTAAAGACAAAATACTATTGTATAAAAAACCTGATAGAAACAATAACTGAAAAGGAACAACAGAAATTTCTAATTTACTTAGAGCATAAACTATTGATATTAAAAAATAAACTGATAAGATTAACTCTATTACAGTATCAATTTTAATTTTATTAAATTTATAACTACTACCTTGCCATTTATCATTTTTAGAGATTATATTATACTTTGGTGTTCTAGTAAATTCTGTTTTCTTACCTATAAGCCCTTCAATTACAGCTCTAGAATTATTTATTGCCAAACCAGTCATTCCAGCCATAAAAATTGGAAATAAAAAAATTCTTTTTACCCAATCTTCGTGCAAATCTTTTTGAGCAGAAATATATAATGCAAAAGAAGCCATTGAAACTAAAATGCCAATGCTTAGAATATCTAACCACAAATGAAGTTCAGGATGATTCAATTTAATTACAACCATTGGTAAACCCATTAAAGCCATCATTAAAACTAAAGGGAAAATTCCATTTGCAAGTAAATGAACTGAACCATAAAGTTTTAAACGAAGTGGAATTTTTGATGACCATACGTTTCCAATATGTTTTTTAGCAGTTTCAATTGCACCTTTAGTCCACCTGAACTGTTGACCTTTCAAGCCATTTATTTCACTTGGTAATTCAGCTGGTACAAAAACATCATTTAAATAAATGAAATTCCAGCCTTTCAATTGAGCTCTATAAGATAAATCAAGATCTTCAGTTAAAGTATCTGCATGCCAATTCCCAGCATCTAATATACACTTCTTACGCCAAATTCCTGCCGTACCATTGAAATTAATAAATACTCCAATCCTATTTCTTACTTGTTGTTCAATAGCAAAATGAGCATCAAGTGCAACGGCTTGAATTCTAGTAAGTATACTATAATCTTCATTTAAATGTTCCCATCTAGTTTGAACTAATCCAATTTTATTATCATTTAATAAATATGGTAAAGTTTGCCTAATGAAATCTTTACTTGGAAAAAAATCGGCATCAAAAATTGTTACAAATTCTCCTTTACAAATTTCTAAGCCTGCTTTTAAGGCACCAGCTTTATAACCATCTCTATTTAACCGATGAATATGTTTAATATCTAAACCTAGTAGAATTTTTTCTGAAACTAATTTAGAAATTATTTCCACAGTATCGTCTGTTGAATCATCCAAAATTTGTATTTCTAATTTATCATTTGGATAATTAAAATTACACACAGCATCTAAAATTCTTTTTACAACATGGTGTTCGTTATAAATAGGAAGTTGAATAGTTACTATTGGCAAATCCGAATCTGTTGGTAATTTTAATGAAACTGGTTTGGAAGGCTTAGTGTTATAATAATGCCAAACTAATACCGCTGTGTGAAATCCAAATAGTAACAGAATGAATAATGCTCCTGAATAAATTGTAAGTACTAGAATATGCATCTAATTATAATAATCAAAAAATTTGTCGGCAAAAATATAAATAATATTGACTTAATGAGTTAAAGTTTAATCTTACATAATCAGAACTAAATGAAATTTATAAAATTAAATATGAATTTCAAACGTGGAATTAATTACCATGCCGATACAATTTCAAGTAAAATATCATTGGATATTTTTTTCATATTTTGCTTTAATGCTTCAGTTTCTCCATTACTTCCAGAGGAAACTGGGTACTGAACGCTAGAGTAAAAAGCTT
Above is a window of Chlorobiota bacterium DNA encoding:
- a CDS encoding lamin tail domain-containing protein; the encoded protein is MRLILFALLFIVCTNLLVSQVLITELMYSPNDPEPEWFELYNNSGSTVNVTDWYVKDNAGKEFVKFSIGNIAPYSYAIVTADSLGFTRAYPDFDCKLTQPIIKWNSFNNTGGDSIIILDNKRNVSEAFYYKDTWGKKGNSSFKYSLQRISLTQSASDSSNWIFNSTSICKASKLLSIDFKNQNNFYLHIVTHLTNGFITIDLPNLYGRKNIYIYNELGILIKENLLLSNDLRVNLGINEFLRGNYFVDLLFGNQHYIGKFILN
- a CDS encoding glycosyltransferase family 2 protein; this translates as MHILVLTIYSGALFILLLFGFHTAVLVWHYYNTKPSKPVSLKLPTDSDLPIVTIQLPIYNEHHVVKRILDAVCNFNYPNDKLEIQILDDSTDDTVEIISKLVSEKILLGLDIKHIHRLNRDGYKAGALKAGLEICKGEFVTIFDADFFPSKDFIRQTLPYLLNDNKIGLVQTRWEHLNEDYSILTRIQAVALDAHFAIEQQVRNRIGVFINFNGTAGIWRKKCILDAGNWHADTLTEDLDLSYRAQLKGWNFIYLNDVFVPAELPSEINGLKGQQFRWTKGAIETAKKHIGNVWSSKIPLRLKLYGSVHLLANGIFPLVLMMALMGLPMVVIKLNHPELHLWLDILSIGILVSMASFALYISAQKDLHEDWVKRIFLFPIFMAGMTGLAINNSRAVIEGLIGKKTEFTRTPKYNIISKNDKWQGSSYKFNKIKIDTVIELILSVYFLISIVYALSKLEISVVPFQLLFLSGFLYNSILSLRHAFSRA
- a CDS encoding T9SS type A sorting domain-containing protein, giving the protein MKNNFFILLVLLFVSYFNTSFSQSDGGIKNLGATALTNSGKEFYFSLPANWEQTSASVRYIRLYITSGVKTEVSIYAGTSLKKKLYTVPYDIVTYDLSPEEAQIYKRNDRTPLPEDLKYEKKAIRILAKQAIVVYCINRISFTSDGILALPVNGLGKEYMVATSPNFATALQFLPAEVKITAPFDETSVVITLPEGSSTVSHDAKDGSFTVELDKGDVFAMMTKIPAIDISGAIITSNKPISVIAGHMCTYLPTFQYPACDYLVETMLPISAWGKVYHSVHYATRRKGDYYKIFAGEENATIFINGKKNGIITRKGGGNGTGFLEYLPPDINPVEIISDKKIYVGQYNNSQTYDGVPSDPFYLMLTPLEQYQKQFVFCTPAADFPKNYINVVCDSVGFYDLELAPGGSNNFKKMTDLYDNTFQIFPTLINGRRYVGKTFLIQPGTYRVRCSQPFAAYIYGYGEFDSYGYPLSVATGDLSSLDKDAPVIDKVFDCGNVKATVKDYPDDQNVRSNLSSIDLDPESFNYDLVVADFVPGVSRTTTLELNPIDKTQQAHAIIVMSDMAGNFSLDTVDYNPVDVDLTPKPIDFGETSNGQKITAKAVLKNLSFDELQIKRLYLLKGNVGFKIVSPLGTFKLSPKGSGKDTVIVDLEFIGTKGGNYEDSILVEGLCAGKSLTLLKAFIGEPIIKVSDKNFGTHIVGTTNRDSIFITNIAQNGPQLVISGATGPFGKNLDDVFSLPNGFPAFPLKLKPKDTVYLKVNFKPNEVKDYLDSVVFANNAPFNVLNDSVGILQGKGVQPQLIATDYDWRRRRVKTGWFPAKVYLVNLGTSNSQVNGVSSYVGDTSDFRLTSASLAKLNNLNINPKDSIPLDVEFNPSVKGNRQMIINYNVIVGGTDVKSVLKGIGTYPFLATKDYDYGTLIVGEKTENKRIVEFWIQGDQFFDSVTITKFDFTNTPEGDYRMANVPSLPITMKIGSNDTVRLEGYFNAKVGGIRLAQVKAVTRDNVDTTSHWSGVGIIDGLEGIGVAFPDLCAPADSLLNAVLTNTGQTPITIDSLSLSGLGSEFSIVSPNPKLSFTIPVGGKQSVQIRFKPFTKTKQNGKLLVHYGSPKSPLQLDVSGNTIEVAALISATLTGDFDKGTKGEIGGEIIVHVKFDQLPTPKINLLGGYTVIFRYDPSEVDPQKAKIILGRMNGTNAKATVNPLSKDGELVIDVTGIGELNDIEELIAVPFNVLLNENLSRNIEVSLLLAGLGCATINKVTPVIDIVPVCGLKSRLIELTNKVYSLKQNVPNPFNPSTKIEYSIGLDGNTEFVLRDMSGKIVSRLLKTYQKPGSYEITLDVTNLPSGNYYYSIYSGAWSETKMMTIVK